The proteins below are encoded in one region of Thermotoga sp.:
- a CDS encoding DUF1015 family protein: MEIKPFRGYRPREDIVEKFVAKPYDVVSFLEAKETIKNNPLSFLRVTRVEAETHEIEMDPTPEDMEKARKNLEDFIERGILIQEEDDVLYIYRQKMGDHVQTGLVALFPVEEYKKGRIKRHELTRKKKEEERVLHILKARAHTGQVFLFYESMETLDRKLMRLADSLKPVYKVIDDLDVVHEFFVVSDEKEIEEIKDLFKNIEKLYIADGHHRAAAAARVSDILDREIGKGPHNYFMATVFPHNQLRIFDYIRVIRSHFTVEKLLEKVSEKFDVYRSYVVPARPSREHEITMYTGSGKWYVLIPKKIPEDIVESLDVNILQRELLEPIFGISNPREDDRIDFIGGIKGLCELERIVDKGEFDVAFALYPVNIETLMRVSDEGKTMPPKSTWFEPKLLSGFVVHVFG, from the coding sequence ATGGAAATCAAGCCTTTCAGAGGATACCGACCAAGAGAAGACATAGTTGAAAAGTTCGTGGCAAAGCCCTACGATGTGGTTTCATTCTTGGAAGCCAAGGAAACCATCAAGAACAACCCACTCAGTTTTCTCAGAGTAACGCGAGTTGAGGCAGAAACACATGAAATAGAGATGGATCCTACTCCTGAGGACATGGAAAAAGCCAGAAAAAATCTCGAAGACTTCATAGAAAGAGGAATCCTGATTCAGGAAGAAGATGATGTCTTATACATATATCGTCAGAAGATGGGGGATCACGTTCAAACGGGTCTTGTGGCGTTGTTCCCCGTGGAAGAATACAAAAAAGGCCGCATAAAAAGGCACGAGCTCACCAGAAAGAAAAAAGAAGAAGAAAGGGTCTTGCATATTCTGAAGGCCAGAGCACATACGGGGCAGGTTTTTCTCTTTTACGAATCCATGGAAACACTGGATAGAAAATTGATGAGGCTTGCTGACTCCTTGAAACCTGTCTACAAAGTGATAGACGATCTGGATGTGGTTCACGAGTTCTTCGTCGTGTCTGATGAAAAGGAGATCGAAGAAATAAAGGATCTCTTCAAGAATATAGAAAAGTTGTACATAGCAGATGGACACCACAGAGCAGCCGCAGCGGCGAGGGTGAGTGATATCCTCGATAGAGAAATCGGAAAGGGGCCGCACAATTACTTCATGGCAACTGTGTTTCCTCACAATCAACTCAGGATATTCGATTACATCAGGGTTATTCGATCTCACTTCACAGTGGAAAAACTTCTGGAGAAAGTCTCAGAAAAGTTCGATGTCTACAGATCCTACGTTGTTCCCGCAAGACCTTCAAGAGAACACGAGATTACAATGTACACAGGAAGCGGTAAATGGTACGTTTTGATTCCCAAAAAAATCCCCGAAGACATCGTCGAAAGTTTGGACGTGAACATCCTTCAGCGCGAGTTGCTCGAACCAATTTTTGGAATTTCCAACCCAAGAGAGGACGATAGGATAGACTTCATAGGTGGAATAAAGGGACTCTGTGAACTGGAGAGAATTGTTGACAAAGGAGAATTCGATGTGGCTTTCGCCCTCTACCCTGTGAACATAGAAACACTGATGAGAGTCTCAGATGAAGGAAAAACTATGCCCCCAAAATCTACCTGGTTTGAACCAAAGCTTTTGAGTGGTTTTGTGGTACACGTGTTTGGCTGA
- a CDS encoding 16S rRNA (cytosine(967)-C(5))-methyltransferase has translation MTTNVRLLAYRLLRKYEKERLIGREDVDSVLSVLSDRDRRFLKELVWGVMRKEELLDWYINQLLKKTDIPPAVRVALRMGTYQLLFMDGVPDYAAVSETVKLIKNESFKKLINAVLRRIKSVPPPSDLHVALSHPKWIVDYWRSFLPKDVVLRIMEWNQEPLPTVLRVNSFVTTRDEVIEILSKEGAEAVYGKHSPFSIVIKKLGVPLNNSRVITEGFATVQGESSQMVPLLMDLRPNMKVLDTCSAPGGKTTFIAELMKDSGEILATDVSMERLQLVTKHVKRLKLSSVKIKLADAEHLTEYVQDAFDRILVDVPCSSLGTARHHPEVLRRVKKEEFSELSKKQLRILSQAWKLLKKGGILLYSTCTVTKEENTEVIKAFASQTPDFEVIDLREKLEDYGVEGLWDGFGFLMLPDETLTPFYVSALRKTG, from the coding sequence ATGACGACAAATGTGAGACTACTCGCTTATAGGCTCCTGCGAAAGTACGAAAAGGAGAGGCTCATAGGCAGAGAGGACGTGGACAGCGTCCTCTCTGTTTTGAGCGATAGAGACAGGAGATTCCTCAAAGAACTCGTGTGGGGAGTCATGAGAAAGGAAGAGCTTCTGGACTGGTACATAAATCAGCTTCTCAAAAAGACCGACATTCCGCCAGCTGTAAGAGTAGCATTGAGAATGGGAACCTACCAACTCCTCTTCATGGACGGCGTTCCAGATTACGCTGCGGTGAGTGAAACAGTAAAGCTGATCAAGAACGAGAGCTTCAAAAAGCTGATTAACGCTGTGTTGAGGAGAATAAAGAGTGTGCCACCTCCCAGTGATCTTCATGTTGCCCTTTCACATCCGAAGTGGATAGTCGATTACTGGAGATCTTTTCTCCCAAAAGACGTGGTGCTGAGGATCATGGAGTGGAATCAAGAACCGCTCCCGACAGTGCTTCGCGTGAACTCGTTTGTTACAACCAGGGACGAGGTCATAGAGATCCTCTCAAAGGAGGGAGCAGAAGCCGTCTATGGAAAACATTCTCCGTTTTCAATTGTGATAAAGAAACTGGGGGTTCCCCTGAACAACTCAAGGGTCATAACGGAAGGCTTTGCAACAGTTCAGGGTGAATCTTCCCAGATGGTACCGTTGCTGATGGACTTGAGACCGAACATGAAAGTACTGGATACGTGCTCTGCACCAGGTGGAAAAACAACTTTCATTGCCGAACTGATGAAAGACTCAGGTGAAATTCTGGCAACGGATGTGAGCATGGAAAGATTACAGCTGGTCACAAAACATGTGAAGCGATTGAAGCTCTCCTCCGTGAAGATCAAGCTTGCAGATGCAGAACACCTCACGGAATACGTCCAGGATGCGTTTGATCGAATTCTCGTAGATGTACCGTGTTCTTCACTAGGAACGGCAAGACACCATCCAGAGGTATTGAGGAGAGTGAAGAAAGAAGAATTCAGTGAACTTTCAAAAAAGCAACTTAGAATACTTTCTCAGGCGTGGAAGCTCTTGAAAAAAGGTGGAATTCTTCTGTACAGTACGTGTACTGTGACAAAAGAAGAGAACACAGAGGTGATAAAAGCTTTTGCCAGCCAAACGCCTGATTTTGAGGTGATCGACTTGAGGGAGAAACTGGAAGATTACGGGGTAGAAGGATTGTGGGATGGTTTTGGATTTTTGATGCTTCCAGATGAGACTCTCACCCCGTTCTACGTTTCTGCTCTCAGAAAGACAGGATGA
- a CDS encoding zinc metallopeptidase: protein MFFLFDPTFIILIPGLLLALWAQIRVQTAYTRYSQVKSSLGLTGYELAKRLLESAGIYDVKIEVVSGFLSDHYDPVKKVLRLSPQNFRGTSVASLGVVAHEVGHAIQDAEKYPLLALRNMMVPAAATGSYLAWIIFVLGFIFYTPLLIRLGIILFSLVVLFTLITLPVEFNASRRAVRLLETSMLMPEYELKGVKEVLSAAALTYVASSLTAILQLLRMIVLAGLFGDRR, encoded by the coding sequence GTGTTCTTCCTCTTTGATCCTACATTCATCATACTCATTCCTGGCCTTCTTCTGGCTCTTTGGGCGCAGATACGTGTTCAGACGGCTTACACCAGATATTCACAGGTGAAATCTTCCCTGGGACTCACAGGATATGAGCTTGCAAAGAGATTACTCGAAAGCGCCGGTATCTACGACGTGAAAATAGAAGTCGTTTCAGGATTTCTTTCCGACCACTATGATCCTGTGAAGAAGGTACTCAGGCTTTCCCCACAAAACTTTAGAGGGACATCTGTTGCCTCGCTTGGAGTTGTAGCTCATGAGGTGGGGCATGCTATACAAGATGCGGAAAAGTACCCTTTACTCGCTCTGAGGAACATGATGGTACCAGCGGCCGCAACGGGATCGTATCTTGCATGGATCATCTTTGTTCTTGGCTTCATCTTCTACACACCGCTTTTGATAAGACTGGGTATAATCCTGTTTTCGTTGGTCGTACTCTTTACGTTGATCACTCTCCCCGTAGAGTTCAACGCTAGCAGGCGTGCAGTTAGACTTCTTGAGACTTCCATGTTGATGCCCGAGTACGAGTTGAAAGGCGTCAAAGAGGTGTTGAGTGCGGCTGCCCTCACATACGTCGCTTCGTCTCTAACAGCGATTCTCCAGCTCCTCAGAATGATAGTTCTGGCAGGGCTGTTCGGTGATAGAAGATGA
- a CDS encoding nucleotidyltransferase, whose protein sequence is MKVLGVIVEYNPFHNGHLYHLSLAKEIVEPEYTIAVMSGNFCQRGEPAVIDKFARTEIALRMGVDVVLELPTVFATQDAGGFAFGAVSLLDATGVVTDVVFGSESNDIDFLWQVAKILFEQPEEYRVSLHEELKKGHSFPNARKFALMKYFSFKGWNERNILRLEKSNDILGVEYLHSALRIGSPIRFHTIKRVGAEEKDVSFKGRFSSATAIRNLLREKRWNEARESLPEASYEVLMREFKEGRGPVFLEHIGDFMLAFFRLKDREYFEKIHGFSEGLEKRFQVCSRRTGSYRDFLECVKTKRFTFSRIRRLCLFSVLEMSKKFVEKSNVRGPQYLRVLGFTEKGREILAVMRKKAKLPIVTNMSLYRKILKRTELPVDKNLFIEQLQLDVKSTNFYSMFFPSKEQRCGERDFAIHPVFLRAET, encoded by the coding sequence CTGAAAGTTTTGGGAGTCATAGTGGAGTATAACCCGTTTCACAACGGGCACCTCTATCACCTGAGCCTCGCCAAAGAGATTGTGGAGCCTGAGTATACAATCGCGGTGATGAGCGGGAATTTCTGTCAAAGAGGAGAACCCGCGGTGATAGACAAATTTGCGCGCACTGAGATCGCGCTGAGAATGGGAGTAGATGTTGTTCTGGAACTTCCAACGGTTTTCGCCACTCAGGATGCCGGTGGATTTGCCTTCGGCGCTGTAAGCTTACTGGACGCTACGGGTGTTGTGACGGACGTTGTTTTTGGAAGTGAATCCAACGACATAGATTTTCTGTGGCAAGTAGCGAAGATCCTATTTGAACAGCCTGAGGAGTATCGAGTGTCCTTGCATGAAGAATTGAAAAAAGGCCACTCCTTTCCAAATGCGCGCAAATTTGCACTGATGAAGTATTTTTCGTTCAAAGGTTGGAACGAAAGAAATATTTTGAGACTCGAAAAGTCCAATGACATACTAGGAGTCGAATATCTGCATTCTGCTCTCCGAATAGGGTCTCCCATCAGGTTCCACACAATAAAAAGAGTGGGTGCAGAGGAGAAAGATGTTTCGTTTAAGGGACGGTTTTCCAGTGCCACAGCGATCAGAAATCTCCTGAGAGAAAAGAGATGGAATGAGGCCAGAGAGTCTCTTCCGGAGGCGTCTTATGAAGTCCTGATGAGGGAATTCAAAGAGGGAAGAGGTCCCGTTTTTCTTGAACACATAGGAGATTTCATGCTAGCGTTCTTCAGGTTGAAAGATAGGGAGTATTTCGAAAAAATACACGGATTTTCCGAAGGACTCGAAAAAAGATTTCAGGTGTGTTCCAGGCGAACGGGATCATACAGGGATTTCTTGGAATGCGTTAAAACAAAGAGATTCACTTTCTCACGAATAAGAAGACTGTGTCTTTTCTCCGTGCTGGAAATGAGTAAGAAGTTCGTCGAAAAAAGTAACGTAAGGGGTCCTCAGTACCTTAGGGTACTCGGTTTCACTGAGAAGGGAAGGGAAATTCTAGCAGTCATGAGAAAAAAAGCGAAACTCCCCATTGTGACCAATATGTCTCTCTACAGAAAGATACTGAAAAGAACAGAACTGCCTGTGGACAAAAATCTCTTCATCGAACAGCTGCAACTCGACGTGAAGTCGACCAATTTCTACTCTATGTTCTTCCCCTCAAAAGAACAAAGATGTGGAGAAAGAGACTTCGCAATTCATCCTGTCTTTCTGAGAGCAGAAACGTAG